Part of the Maridesulfovibrio sp. genome, GCCTTGCTGTAATATGCAGGCCAGACGCCTTGGGAAAACATATCCGGGCGTTTGGAAAGCAGTTGGCACATTCCGGGAATGCGTTTTTTGGCTTCTTCCTGAGCTGAGAGTGATTTAGAAAATTTACTGTTCATGTCTATAGTCCGGGTTGATAATACCCATTCTTGTGGCGTCAATGAAAACGCCGTTATGTAAGAAATGTTTTTTATATATGCCTTCGACGGTAAAACCGTTTTTTTCAAAGGCTTTTACAGAGCCGATGTTGTTTGCATAGGCCCCGGCTGTTAAGCGGTGGATATTCAGGGTCTTAAAAGCGTACTCGATCACCAGCCCGATGGCCTCGGAACCGTATCCTTTACCCCAGCATTCCTTTTCTCCAATCAGTAGTCCTATCTCGGCATGGGAGTGTGCGGTGTTCAGAGGCCCCATTTTTATATTACCCACATGGCGGCCACTGTCCTTTTCGCAGATGGCAAAAAGGATATTGTCCGGGGACTCAATCATCGCTTTTACGAAGTCTTTTACCGAATTCAAAGTCTGGGTGGTAAACCGTGATTCCAGATATTGATTAATCTGCGGATCATTCATCCAGTTGACGTAGCTCTCCGAGACATCGTCCAAGCTGATCGGGCGCAAGTAAACATTTTTACCGTTTACAATCAGATTTTCAGGTTTATCCAAGCCGTCCATGGCTATTTCCACAATACCGGATTAAGTAATTTCTCCGGTACCTTGTTAAAAATTGTTTTGACTTCCTCGACAAGACCATTGGGCAGTTTGCAGCTGAATGATTCGATGTTTTCCAGCATCTGCTCCGGCAGTTCGGCTCCCACCAGAATCTTTGCTTGTGGATAAGCCTTTGCTGCATATCCCAAGGCCAGATTTTGAATGGAAAGACCGGATGCTTTAACTAACGCATTCAATCTTTTAATGAAAGGAGCTGCGAATTTCATGTGTTCCGGGAGATTTGTGGAATCCATGAACATCAGCCCTTGCAAGAAAACGCTGCGCACGTAAATGGTCTTGCCGGACTCAATTGCTTTCTCAAAGACACCGGAGTCTTCAAAACGGCGGTCAAAAAGATTTGAGGGCAGTTGAATAAGGTCAATTCCGTCTGTCTCAACGGCGCGGACGGCCATTTCCGGTGTATAAACCGAAATGCCGATTTTATCCGCCAGTCCCTGCTTACGTATTTCCTTGGTCTGCTCTTTGATTCCCTTGTCCCACATAGGCAGGAAATCTTCTTTGTGGATCATGTAGCCGTAGAATTTTTCAATGCCCAGATTGTCCAGCGACTTGCGGATTGCTTTTCCCATGCTTCCGGGGTGTAGCAGATCAAGTTGTGGGTGTGGTTTGCTGATAATTTTGGCCTTGTTCTCAAGGTCCAGATTACGCAGGCTTTTTCCGAGGACGTTCTCGCTTTCGCCATAAGCTTGGGCGGTATCGAATTCACGACCTCCGTTTTCCCATGACGCAGCTACAATTTCGTCGGCAAGTTGTTGATCCGGTTGCCCGGCTTGATTGGCTATGCCGTAGCTCATGCCGAGCTGGGCTGTTCCCAACACTAGCCGGGACATATCTATCTCGGGCATCTACTTATCGCTCACTTCTGCCAAGGCTGCTTTAACAGTTACCACAACATGATTTACATCTTCATCTTCCATCAATGGGAACATAGGCAGGGAAATCAAACCATCATATGCTTCTTCGGCAACCGGGCACATACCTTCATGGGTGCCGAAGTTGTCTTTGTAGTATGGATGCAGATGAACCGGGATGTAATGAACCTGCACACCAAGACCGTGTGCGCGCAGGTAGTCGAAAACTTCTTTTCGTTTTTCGCTGCGGTTTTTTCCTTCCAGATTGATCACGTAAAGATGGTAGGCATGTTCGGACCCTTCCAGCTTACCAAGCGGAGTCAGTCCATCCATAGCAGCAAATTTTTCGTCATACATTGCTGCAATTTCGCGTCTTCTCTTAATCCACTCTGGGAGTCTGGAGAGCTGGCTTAAGCCGAGCGCACACTGAAAATCGGTGATTCGGTAGTTGAAGCCGAGGTCCTGCATTTCGTAGAACCAACCGTCTCGTTGTCTGAAATCAGCGGTAATACCGTGGTTTCTGAAAATGCGCATGCGTTTGTCGTATTCGGCATTGTCAGTCACAGCCATACCGCCTTCTCCGGTGGTCATGTGCTTGACCGGATGAAAGCTGTACAGGGTTATGTCTGCCAGAGATCCGACTTTTTTCCCGTTAAGGCTGCCGCCGATGGAGTGGCAGCCATCTGCGGCAAGGAAAAGGCCGTGTTTGTCAGCGATCTTGCGCAGAGCTTCATAGTCGCAGGGCTGGCCAGTATAATCGACGGCAATGATTCCCTTGGTTTTGGGAGTAATCTTTTTCTCCACTTCAGCAGGATCAATAAGCAATGTTTTCGGGTCAACGTCGGCAAAAACCGGAATTGCCTTCATGTATGCTACGCAGTTGGCAGAAGCGGCAAAGGTCATTGGCGGAACAATGACCTCGTCGCCTTCTTTAACGTCAAAAGCATACATTGCGGCGTGCAGAGCAGCTGTTCCGCTGTTAACTGCAACGCCATGGGCTACACCGGATATCTCCGCCACAGCTTGTTCGAATTCCGCAACTTTTGGTCCGGTGGTCAACCAGCCGGAAGTCAGGGCGTCTGTGACGGCCTTGAGGTCCTGTTCGTCTATTGACTGTCGACCGTAAGGAATATTCTTGGATATGCCCATCTGAGGATGCCTACTTGTCGATTTTCAGGGTTGAAACCATTTTGATGAGACCTTCCTCATCAACCCAGTCCACGTTGCTGTCGGATGTGTATTCAAATCCTTCAGCAACAGGTGCGCCACCGATCATTTCAGCATGTTTAGCCATGAACTGGGAGTCGGGCTTGATTACGTAGTATTCATCAAATTCAGCAGTGTTGCGGGCATCATCTACAGAAATCATCATTTCATGCAGTTTTTCGCCGGGGCGGATGCCGATGATCTTCTGTTCGCAGTCCGGGCCCATGGCTTTAGCCAGATCGGTAATTTTCATACTAGGAATTTTCTGGACGAAAATTTCACCGCCGACCATTTTTTCAAAACCGTCCAGAACAAATTGGACTGCGTCTTCGAGAGTGGTCCAGAATCTGGTCATGCGCGGATCAGTGATGGTCAGGATCCCGGTTTCTTTCTGTTTCTGAAAAAGGGGAATGACACTGCCTCGGCTTCCCACAACGTTACCGTAGCGGACAACACTGAATTTAGTATCTCCCGATGCAGCATAGAGGTTGCCGGCCACAAAAAGTTTGTCGGAGCAAAGTTTGGTGGCACCGTATAGGTTGACCGGGCTTACTGCCTTGTCTGTGCTCAAGGCAACCACTTTTTCTACACCCAGATCAATGGCGGTGTTGATGATATTCTGGGCACCGATGATGTTGGTCTTAATTGCTTCAAAGGGATTGTACTCAGAAGCGGGAACCTGTTTCATGGCAGCTGCATGGATTACGTAGTCTACTCCTCTGAAAGCACGGTAGAGCCTTTCTTTATCACGGACGTCGCCGATGAAGTAACGCATGCAGGGAAATTCTGTGTCGGAGAATTTACGCGACATTTCGTACTGTTTGAATTCGTCACGGCTGTATATGATTAATCTTTTGGGAGAGTATTTTTCCAAGATCATTTTAACACATTTATGCCCGAAAGAGCCTGTTCCGCCGGTGATCAGAATACTTTTTCCGTTAAACATTATATTCTCCTCTTAACCCTTGAGGGTGTTTTTATCTTCAATAAGGCGGATGCCTTTGTCTTCAATTCTGTATACTTTGTCGCACTGCTCAATGGTTGAGAGTCTGTGCGCGATAATAATCAGTGTCTTGCCTTCGCTGACTTTAAAAATGTGATCCATAATCCGTTTTTCAGTCTGGCTGTCCAGAGCCGAGGTTGCTTCATCAAGAACCAGAAGGTCCGGATTACCGTACAACGCTCTGGCAATGGCTATTCGCTGCTTCTGTCCCCCGGACAGTTGAGAACCGTCTTCACCTACCGGTGTTTCAATCCCTTCATTCTGTTCAAGGAAAGGGGTTAGTTCAGCTTTATCTAGAGCCTTTTTTATTTGCTGTTCATCCCGTTTTCGCCCAAAAGTGACATTTTCGGCCACTGTTGAGTCGAAAAGGTATATTGATTGCGGAATATAGCCAATTTTTTCACGCCATGTGAGCATGTTTTTTTCGGTAAGTATTTTGCCGTCAACGGTGATCTTACCGGAGAAGGAGGTGTACATTCCAATTATAATGTCCGCAAGGGTACTTTTCCCCGCTCCGCTCTCTCCGATCAGGGCAATTTTTTCGCCCTTTTTAATATTCATGGAAATGTTTTCCAGCACCAGATCTTCAGTGTAACCAAAGCTCATTTTCCTAATATCGATCTGTTCATTAAATTCAAGTGGGGCATTGCCCAGTTTGTGGGTCTCAATGTTTAGATCATCATGGAGAAGTTCGATGCTCTTGGTGTAGTAGAGCATGTTATTGTAACTACTTAATATTCTGTTTACTGAGGGCAGCATGCGGTACATGGCCAATGCAAATAGTGAAACAATCGGGATGATAGTTGTCACATTGTGACCATGCATAAGTGCGTATATAAGTGCAGCGATGAGCAGGGAGAAACCGATACTCTCCAGCGAAAGTCGCGGCACGGTGTTATATGTGTTGTTCATAACCATGGCGTTAACGTATCCCTGTCCGGATTTGTACAGGGCTTTGACCGCTGTTTCTTCGCCAGCCATTAGTTTGATAAATTTAAGGTTGTTCAGTGTTTCGCTTATCGTACGATAATATATTTCCTGAAAGTGATTACGTTTGAGCCCTTCCTTTTTAATCAATCGGGAAATGACGTTGACAAGTAATAAGACCATCAAGCCGAGAAATCCAGTTAGGATCAGTGTAACCTTCCAATTGACCACCAGAAGGGCGGTATAAAGAAAGGAAGAAACGAAAAGCTCCGAGATTAACAGTAGCAAGGAATAAAAAAACATGGCTGCGTTAGTTGTCTCGGTAATGAGTTTTTTCGAGAGATCGGAACTGTTCCGGGTGGTCATATCTTGATATTTGATATGAACGTAGTTGGAGAATATTCTAGTGGCCAGAGAAAGAAAAATTCCCTGTGAATATTTCTGAATTAAATACATGTAACAGAGATTGAATATACCTCTGGATACATAAAAGCCAATGAGCACGAATCCGAAGGTCACGACAAATGATTGAACATCACTGAATCCGAGCAGGCTGTAGGCAAAATTGTAATACTTATTATTCGTAACCAGCGAAAAGTCACTTGCAACGGAAATAAATGGTAAAATAGCCGAAATGCCTACAGTCTCGATTCCAGAGATAAGGATGGACAGCACGACTAACCCGAAAATACTTTGTTTCTGGGTTGTATTTAAGAGTCCGGAGATCTTTTTGATCATGATAGAGGTTAAATCCTTTCCTTAATCTTCAATCTCATAGTCATTCATGTACCAGTCCACAGTCTTTTTCAGACCTACCTCAAGAGGAACTTCCGGTTCGTAACCGAGCACTTTCCATGATTTGGAAATGTCGGAAAGGCGGTCTTTTACCGCATCCCAGTTACGTCTCTCTTTGAATACGATTTTAGAGGATGAGCCGGTGTATTCAATGATCATTTTGGCAAGATCAATGATCTGGGTCGGTTTTCCGGTGCCGCCGTTGAAGATATCACCATCTTTTACTTCGGAAAGGGCGGCGAGAGTCAATAACTGGGCGGTGTTACCCACAAAAGTGAAATCGCGGGTCTCGGTGCCGTCGCCGGTGATGAAAAGCGGGTCGCCCTTGATGGCACGTACAATAAAGTTGGGGATGACATTGCGGTATGCACCGTGCGGTTCATAAGGGCCGTAGGTATTGAAAACCCTGATAGAAACCGCCGGGATTTTAAACATGGAAGCGTAGTATTTCACATACAGTTCAGCTGTATATTTGTTGATGGCATACGGGGTTTCGTGGGGATAAATATAGTCTCTCTCGTTCATCATGGCAGCGTTGCCGTAAACGCATGAAGAAGAAGTGTAGACAAATTTCTTAAGCTCTGTATTTTCTTTGCAGATCTCAAGCAGGTTCATGGTGCCGATGATGTTGGCCTGCACATCCTTGAAAGGATGATCAACGGAGTTCTGGTTGGCGAAATGAGCTGCCAGATGGAAAACATAGTTTGGCTTGAACGCATCCATTTGCTCGCGGTAGGAGTCGATCTGCCCGATATCGGCTTTAATGAAAGTGATCCGCTCATCTTCCGGAAGGTAATTCTTATATCCAGAGGACAGGTCATCAAGAACCATCACCGATCCGGCTCCGGCTTTAAGCAGTCTTTCAATAAGATTCAGTCCGATGGCACCGGCGCCGCCGGTTACAAGTACTTTGGCATTATTCATCAAAAAGGGCCTCACGAATGTTTTCGTAGCTGTTGTTCATGTCGTAGTGGTCTTTTCCTTCTTTGTGCAATTCAGCCAGATCAGTTGAATCCAGTCTGCGCACAAGTGCGGCAATAGAAGGAACATCGGCACTGTCAGCCACCAGCAGCTCTTTCTGGATGTCACGCACTATTTGGGTGGTGGTGGATGAGAGAGGGCTCAGGGCCACCACGGGTTTGCCCGCACCGATGTAGTCGGCGAGCTTGGAAGGAAAGAACGGGGAATCCTTAAGCGGGGCATCGATGACCAGCAGGATATCCGCTTCGGAAAGGATTTCTATTGAATCCAGATAGGGAACCGGATCAAAGAATCTGATCAGCTCCGGGCATTTTTTTTCTGCCAACTGACGCTCTTCTTCCTTCATCCGTCCGTAGAAGTGAAATTCGAGATTTTGTGGCTTGACTTTGTGAACAGCATCAATGAGCGGCGCAGCTGAACGTAAGCCGTAGATATTACCTGTATGGGCAATGATCTTCTTGGATGGTTCTGTTTGTCGGCGTGAGTATAGGTCCGGATCAAATACATGAGGCAGGACTTTGATCTTGTTGATGTCAGCATTAAGTCCTTTTACGAATAGATCTTTGGTCTTTTCTGAGGTTACAGTGATTGTGTCCGCTCTTGATATCACTGTTTTTTCGTATAATTCGTTAATCTTGCGTTGGATTCCTGTGCGGTATGAAAGGTACGGATTCAGGGTCCACGGATCGGAAAAGTGAGCGGTCCAATGCAGGTTGCGGTCGGTTTCCTTTACAGCCAGCCCGGCAAGGTGGTTCACCAGCGGGGTTGAGTGGGTATATAGACCATCAATCTGAAATTCTTTGATCAGCTTGATAGCTGCTTTGGCTGCAGGAAATTTCCACCAGAATTTGCGGTCGGTAATTTCCAGTCCGCCGCAAAGGTAATGCAGCCATTTTTCACCGGGAAGTCTGTTCACTCGGTGAATGGTTAGATTTTCATGATCTCGGAGCAGTTTCTGGTCCAGAAATTCAAAGTCGGGATTATCACAGCAGGTCAGCACATGAACCCGGTGCCCGTTCTGGGCCAGAGTCAGGGCGCGTCGCTGGACCTGAATGGATTCCGGCGAGAGGATCGGTGGAAAATCGTATGTTATGAACAGGATTGATTTTTTCATCTTGCTACGCTGAGTTTATAAAAATTCTCTGTAAAGGTCCGCATAGCGGGCTTCTGTCTGCTGGGGATGCCAATGGCTTTCAGCATATTCCCGGGCTTTTCTACCCATTTGTTCACGGTGGTCGGTAGCAGCCATTCTCTGCAGTGCATCGGAATATCCTGATGCGGAATTTTCAACAAGCTCCATCCAGCCGTCTTCGAATTCCGGGACCTGATTTTTGTTGTCCCGTTTGTTTACAATGATTGGTAAGCCGCTCAAGGAAGCTTCGAGTATGGTTTTCGGTATTCCATCGTAGTCGCTGTGAATGGCAAAAACATCGTATGAGCTGCTTTGCTCACAGACTTCGTCATTAGCCATGCGTCTGATGAAATCAACCTGACCGGGGCCTTCAATTCCCTTTGCCTGCTCCATCAGTCCGGTGCGTAATGGGCCGTCTCCCACAACAGTAAGCCGGGCACCGGTTTTTATGGCGGCTTCGATGAGTTTGTCTGGGTTTTTACCGGGAATGAGCCGTCCAACAGAGAAAATTTTTAGAGGTCCGTCAGCATCATAACTCTCTTTGGCTATGATTTTGTCAGGGTTTACCGCATTGTATATGGTTCTGATTTTGCCGGTCTTTCTTTTTTCTACGTAAGAAAGAATAGAGCGGTAAACGACTACTACGGAATCGGCGTTTTTCAGAGTCACGTTCTCCACTGCTGCAGAGAAGTGGTAGTAAAGGAAATTTTTCCAGCCGAAGCTGATATCACGGCGGTTTTCATCCGGATGAGTATGCAGGGAAACCACATAGGGAATTCCCAATTCTTTTTTGATTTCAGAGGCAACAAAGCCGTTAATGTAGTTGCCGTAGCTGCGAATAAGGTCCGGTTTTATTTCTTTCGCGAGCTTAACCCCTTCGGCAGCCCACCCTTTGAGCAGGGCGGGCCGCCAGAAGAGGGATTTAAGTAGCAGTGTTTTGTCGGCCGGAAGGTTGTGGAAGTGCAATCTTGCCTTCCCGGCCATTTTCTGCAGAGCTTCAGCATTGGGCTTGTCTCCGTTGGTCATCAGGATGTGTACATCATCGAAGACCTCCCCCGGATTGTAATAGCGAGAGGTTATCTCCCCCTTTTCTTCAAGGTGTGAAAGGGGGTCAGTGATGATATTCAGGAGGGTTTTGCCCATTCTGTCAGCTCTTTATTTCTTAAGAGTCAGGCTGTTTGAGCCTTCTTCTTCGTATTTATTATTACAACTTACGCATTCAAGGGATTGCGGAAGTATTTCACCGCATTCGCAAACCCAGCCGATTCTTTTGGCGGGGGTGCCGACCATGAGTGCGTAATCAGGTACATCTCTGGTCACAACCGCTCCAGCTCCGATGAAGGCATAGCTGCCTACAGTGTTGCCGCAGACGATGGTGCTGTTTGCACCAAGGGAGGCACCCTTTTTAATCAGGGTTTCGCGCACTTCATTCATGCGGTTCACATGAGCGCGGGGGTTGAACACGTTGGTGAAGACCATGGAAGGTCCGCAGAATACGTCATCTTCAAGGGTTACGCCCTTGTAGACGGAAACGTTATTCTGGATTTTGCAGCCGTTGCCGATGGTTACATCCGGTCCTGCAACAACGTTCTGACCTAGGTTGCAGTTCTCACCGATGGTGGTGTTCTTCATCACATGGGAGAAATGCCAGATTTTGGTTCCTGCACCGATAACCGCGCCAGCATCAACCACAGCGGTCTCGTGTACCTGCGCAGAAGCTGCTTTATCTTCACAATCCATCAGGACTTCGCAGCCCTTGTTGTTCATGGATTTCTGAGCAGCATTGAGTACTTTAAGGACTCTCAATCCTTCCTCTGCATCGGTTCTGGGGAGAACTTTTGATTCAATGCAATCGAGGAAATGTTTGCATTCGAGGAACAGGGGCTCATCCTGAGGGACTTCAACCCGTTCAGCGTCTGCTTTATTGGGTACGGGAATGTTGTTTTCCCATTCCACTTTGTGGGGGTAGAGCAGGAGCTTGTCTTCCCAAGGCTGGGTGTCGTCAAACACCGCCATCTTTTCATCACCGACCACAACCAGCTTCTGTTCTTTGAAGGGGTGCAGCCAGGAAACAAAAATGTGAGCCTTGGTTCCACTGGGGAACTCAAGGTGGGTCGTGGTGACGTCAGCAATGTGCTGATGCAAGTAGTTTCCGCCTGTGGCAATGACTTTTTCAGGCTCTTCTCCGGTAAGGGAGAGAATCATGGAAATGTCATGGGGTGCGAATGACCAGAGGATGTTTTCTTCGCGGCGAATTTTACCTAGGTTCAGCCTGTTGGAGTATATGTAGTTGATGCGGCCTAGTTCGCCGGATTCCACCAGTTCGCGCAATTTCACGAAGATGGGGTGGTACTGCAGCAAATGACCTACCATGAGGATAAGGTCTTTATCCTTGGCTATCTTGATCAGATCTTCAGCTTCTTTTTCATCAAGCACCAGCGGTTTTTCCACATAAACATGCTTGCCGGAAAGCAGGGCTTCCTTGGCAAGGTTGAAGTGGGTTTCCGCTGGGGTAGCGATGATGATTCCGCCGATTTCGTCGTTGGAAAGCACATCTGCATAGGAAAGCACAGTTTCAACTTCAGGGTATTGCTCCTTGAAGCTGGCCAGTGTTTCTGCGTTAGTGTCGCAGATCATTTTCAGCGCACCGGTACGGTCATAGTTACGGACAAGGTTTTTGCCCCAGTAACCGGAACCGACTACAGCAACTTTAAGCTCGCTCATGGGAATCTCCCTTATGCGTTTTTGATTGCGTCAGCGATCAGTTCCTGCTGTTCCCTTTCAAGGTAGGGATGCATGGGAATTGCGAAAATGCGTTTCGCTGCGTCTTCACTGATCGGGCAGTCTCCTTCTTTGTATCCGAGATCCTTAAATGCGGTCTGCAGGTGCAGAGGGATGGGATAGTAGATGGGGGAAGGTACGCCTTTTTCTTTCAGTGCAGCCTGAATACGATCGCGGTGGTCGCCATCTTTGGCCAGCGGGCAGTACTGAGCCCATACGGAACGGTACCCTTCGGGAACGCTGGGGACAGTCAGTCCTTCAGCGTCAGCGAGGAGTTCCGCATAGGTGTCTGCAACTTTGTCGCGCAGATCTACTTCTTTGGGGAAAATGTCAAATTTTGCCTGCAAGATAGCTGCCTGCAGGGTGTCGAGTCGGCCATTGATACCGAGGCGCACGTTGTCGTATTTGTCAGGACCCTGTCCATGCACGCGGTGGGAACGCAAACGTTCGATCAGATCGTCGTCGTCGGTGAAGCACATGCCGCCATCGCCGTAGCAGCCAAGGGGCTTTGCAGGGAAGAAAGAGGTGCAGGTAATATCGCCGAGGGAACAGGCGCGCTTGCCTTTATATTCACCGCCGAAGCCCTGTGCAGCATCTTCAATGATGAACAGGTCGTGTTTGTCGGCAATAGCCTTGATTGAATCGTAGTCTGCGGGCTGGCCGAAGATATCTACGGTGATGATTCCTTTGGGGGTAAGGCCTTCTACCTTAGGCAGGGGCATACCGTTATCAGCACCCTTAAGTGCTTCTATGGTCTTTTCGAGTTTATCAGGATCAATGTTGAAGGTCACTGGGTCAATATCCACGTAGACCGGAACTGCACCTAAAACAGCGACAGCTTCAGCGGTAGCGAAAAAGGTAAACGGAGTGGTGAAAACCGCATCTCCGGGCTTAATGTCTAGTGCCATGAGAGCAAGGGTCAGAGCATCAGTTCCGGATGCGCAGCCCAGGGCGTGCTTGGTGCCGCAGTATTCGGCAAGACGCTCTTCAAGGGCTGTTATTTCAGGACCCATGATGTAGGCACCGTGATTGAGTACCGCATCCATATTGGAACGAACCTGCTCTTCAATAAGAGAAAACTGTTTTTTAAGATCGATAAAAGGTATACCCATGAGATTATTTCTCCATGCTTAATGCGTTTTTATATTGATTAGACAACCTTCCAATTGGGTCGCCTCAAATAAATTTCACTTGTTTTGTCAAATTCTTCAGTATTGAGGACCATAAGTCTTATTTTGCGTTTGATAGCCTCTTCGGCTTTTGTGCAAAGGTCGCCGATACGTTCAGAG contains:
- a CDS encoding glycosyltransferase, with protein sequence MGKTLLNIITDPLSHLEEKGEITSRYYNPGEVFDDVHILMTNGDKPNAEALQKMAGKARLHFHNLPADKTLLLKSLFWRPALLKGWAAEGVKLAKEIKPDLIRSYGNYINGFVASEIKKELGIPYVVSLHTHPDENRRDISFGWKNFLYYHFSAAVENVTLKNADSVVVVYRSILSYVEKRKTGKIRTIYNAVNPDKIIAKESYDADGPLKIFSVGRLIPGKNPDKLIEAAIKTGARLTVVGDGPLRTGLMEQAKGIEGPGQVDFIRRMANDEVCEQSSSYDVFAIHSDYDGIPKTILEASLSGLPIIVNKRDNKNQVPEFEDGWMELVENSASGYSDALQRMAATDHREQMGRKAREYAESHWHPQQTEARYADLYREFL
- the pseC gene encoding UDP-4-amino-4,6-dideoxy-N-acetyl-beta-L-altrosamine transaminase, which codes for MGISKNIPYGRQSIDEQDLKAVTDALTSGWLTTGPKVAEFEQAVAEISGVAHGVAVNSGTAALHAAMYAFDVKEGDEVIVPPMTFAASANCVAYMKAIPVFADVDPKTLLIDPAEVEKKITPKTKGIIAVDYTGQPCDYEALRKIADKHGLFLAADGCHSIGGSLNGKKVGSLADITLYSFHPVKHMTTGEGGMAVTDNAEYDKRMRIFRNHGITADFRQRDGWFYEMQDLGFNYRITDFQCALGLSQLSRLPEWIKRRREIAAMYDEKFAAMDGLTPLGKLEGSEHAYHLYVINLEGKNRSEKRKEVFDYLRAHGLGVQVHYIPVHLHPYYKDNFGTHEGMCPVAEEAYDGLISLPMFPLMEDEDVNHVVVTVKAALAEVSDK
- a CDS encoding ABC transporter ATP-binding protein — protein: MIKKISGLLNTTQKQSIFGLVVLSILISGIETVGISAILPFISVASDFSLVTNNKYYNFAYSLLGFSDVQSFVVTFGFVLIGFYVSRGIFNLCYMYLIQKYSQGIFLSLATRIFSNYVHIKYQDMTTRNSSDLSKKLITETTNAAMFFYSLLLLISELFVSSFLYTALLVVNWKVTLILTGFLGLMVLLLVNVISRLIKKEGLKRNHFQEIYYRTISETLNNLKFIKLMAGEETAVKALYKSGQGYVNAMVMNNTYNTVPRLSLESIGFSLLIAALIYALMHGHNVTTIIPIVSLFALAMYRMLPSVNRILSSYNNMLYYTKSIELLHDDLNIETHKLGNAPLEFNEQIDIRKMSFGYTEDLVLENISMNIKKGEKIALIGESGAGKSTLADIIIGMYTSFSGKITVDGKILTEKNMLTWREKIGYIPQSIYLFDSTVAENVTFGRKRDEQQIKKALDKAELTPFLEQNEGIETPVGEDGSQLSGGQKQRIAIARALYGNPDLLVLDEATSALDSQTEKRIMDHIFKVSEGKTLIIIAHRLSTIEQCDKVYRIEDKGIRLIEDKNTLKG
- a CDS encoding glycosyltransferase family 4 protein is translated as MKKSILFITYDFPPILSPESIQVQRRALTLAQNGHRVHVLTCCDNPDFEFLDQKLLRDHENLTIHRVNRLPGEKWLHYLCGGLEITDRKFWWKFPAAKAAIKLIKEFQIDGLYTHSTPLVNHLAGLAVKETDRNLHWTAHFSDPWTLNPYLSYRTGIQRKINELYEKTVISRADTITVTSEKTKDLFVKGLNADINKIKVLPHVFDPDLYSRRQTEPSKKIIAHTGNIYGLRSAAPLIDAVHKVKPQNLEFHFYGRMKEEERQLAEKKCPELIRFFDPVPYLDSIEILSEADILLVIDAPLKDSPFFPSKLADYIGAGKPVVALSPLSSTTTQIVRDIQKELLVADSADVPSIAALVRRLDSTDLAELHKEGKDHYDMNNSYENIREALFDE
- a CDS encoding Gfo/Idh/MocA family oxidoreductase — encoded protein: MSELKVAVVGSGYWGKNLVRNYDRTGALKMICDTNAETLASFKEQYPEVETVLSYADVLSNDEIGGIIIATPAETHFNLAKEALLSGKHVYVEKPLVLDEKEAEDLIKIAKDKDLILMVGHLLQYHPIFVKLRELVESGELGRINYIYSNRLNLGKIRREENILWSFAPHDISMILSLTGEEPEKVIATGGNYLHQHIADVTTTHLEFPSGTKAHIFVSWLHPFKEQKLVVVGDEKMAVFDDTQPWEDKLLLYPHKVEWENNIPVPNKADAERVEVPQDEPLFLECKHFLDCIESKVLPRTDAEEGLRVLKVLNAAQKSMNNKGCEVLMDCEDKAASAQVHETAVVDAGAVIGAGTKIWHFSHVMKNTTIGENCNLGQNVVAGPDVTIGNGCKIQNNVSVYKGVTLEDDVFCGPSMVFTNVFNPRAHVNRMNEVRETLIKKGASLGANSTIVCGNTVGSYAFIGAGAVVTRDVPDYALMVGTPAKRIGWVCECGEILPQSLECVSCNNKYEEEGSNSLTLKK
- a CDS encoding NAD-dependent epimerase/dehydratase family protein translates to MNNAKVLVTGGAGAIGLNLIERLLKAGAGSVMVLDDLSSGYKNYLPEDERITFIKADIGQIDSYREQMDAFKPNYVFHLAAHFANQNSVDHPFKDVQANIIGTMNLLEICKENTELKKFVYTSSSCVYGNAAMMNERDYIYPHETPYAINKYTAELYVKYYASMFKIPAVSIRVFNTYGPYEPHGAYRNVIPNFIVRAIKGDPLFITGDGTETRDFTFVGNTAQLLTLAALSEVKDGDIFNGGTGKPTQIIDLAKMIIEYTGSSSKIVFKERRNWDAVKDRLSDISKSWKVLGYEPEVPLEVGLKKTVDWYMNDYEIED
- a CDS encoding GNAT family protein — protein: MDGLDKPENLIVNGKNVYLRPISLDDVSESYVNWMNDPQINQYLESRFTTQTLNSVKDFVKAMIESPDNILFAICEKDSGRHVGNIKMGPLNTAHSHAEIGLLIGEKECWGKGYGSEAIGLVIEYAFKTLNIHRLTAGAYANNIGSVKAFEKNGFTVEGIYKKHFLHNGVFIDATRMGIINPDYRHEQ
- the pseB gene encoding UDP-N-acetylglucosamine 4,6-dehydratase (inverting), with protein sequence MFNGKSILITGGTGSFGHKCVKMILEKYSPKRLIIYSRDEFKQYEMSRKFSDTEFPCMRYFIGDVRDKERLYRAFRGVDYVIHAAAMKQVPASEYNPFEAIKTNIIGAQNIINTAIDLGVEKVVALSTDKAVSPVNLYGATKLCSDKLFVAGNLYAASGDTKFSVVRYGNVVGSRGSVIPLFQKQKETGILTITDPRMTRFWTTLEDAVQFVLDGFEKMVGGEIFVQKIPSMKITDLAKAMGPDCEQKIIGIRPGEKLHEMMISVDDARNTAEFDEYYVIKPDSQFMAKHAEMIGGAPVAEGFEYTSDSNVDWVDEEGLIKMVSTLKIDK
- a CDS encoding aldo/keto reductase, with product MSRLVLGTAQLGMSYGIANQAGQPDQQLADEIVAASWENGGREFDTAQAYGESENVLGKSLRNLDLENKAKIISKPHPQLDLLHPGSMGKAIRKSLDNLGIEKFYGYMIHKEDFLPMWDKGIKEQTKEIRKQGLADKIGISVYTPEMAVRAVETDGIDLIQLPSNLFDRRFEDSGVFEKAIESGKTIYVRSVFLQGLMFMDSTNLPEHMKFAAPFIKRLNALVKASGLSIQNLALGYAAKAYPQAKILVGAELPEQMLENIESFSCKLPNGLVEEVKTIFNKVPEKLLNPVLWK